The DNA window tcggTGGGAATAGATTTGAGTTTTATCCCGGAGCTTGGCCAGGTAAGGAAAGTAGTGCGAGTTATGCGTAAATGATTCCGAGATTCACTTAAGGTTGGTTATTCGAGATcctatcacagactaacagatataacactatgagggaattctctTAAAAAACATcaatccgacaattttcccagaacactagctccaccttttattcacagtcccaaacactcatttactggtgggttacccctcaggtttgggaacaatttttcactagtggtctatcccccatatgcttgttcatatgtcagtgacgCCATAATTttaaatgtggccacagtcccaactacaaatatttttaaaatgaccgttaaagcgggcgaagctttgtttttgagtgttatgtctgttagtctgtgctatagGCATACAGTCGGTCacagatatatggaaaaaattaCCAGAGCGGCAGCACCAGTACAAATTGTTGCGGGTCGAGTTTCTCCCTCGTCAGACGATGTGTCGAGATTATCTTACAGACAGTGTAGTGAACAAACCAACTAgagcaattgttttttttttttttttacaccgTCGAGGACACTTTATTCATGAAACAAGATTAAACAGCTTGCAAAATACATTgaatcaaatacaaatttgtattgggTTTGAAGCTCTACGTCCGATAAACTGTCCATCGAAAGACATTTGTTGGACAAAATTTTCTGCGCGAATTTCACTAGATGTGGAAATGAAACAACCATAATTTCTGAAAAGCGGAAATAAGGAGAACGTTACATTATGATTTAGCACTTTTTGTTTTTACCCTGTATTCAACGTGTGAAACTAATTAACTATTCATAAaatacgtaacgcaaaaattgccatAATTACTTCCCTCTTCCCACCATGTcgtaaattttcacaaattcacACAATCGTGAAATATTCGATAGCATTTTACGTTGCGTGTAAATTGAACGAAACTCCGACAACGCTTTGCCGATCCCCTTTAGAGGGTGCACCCTGTGATTGCGGTGCCAAAGAACTGTCAGAGAAAAATTTCGCTGTGGCATCGATcggtttttcttcaaaaagaagtttgttgtttaaatttttcagaaaatattacaaatttgTGTTCAGAAGTCGACGAAAAGTGTTGCAACCGATTCCCGGCGCTCGATTCCGACAAACTAGTGACCAGGGGTTAAGAACGCTGCTGTATTACGGTGTTTATTTTCGGTTTCATTTTTCGCTTTTCCCCCACTCGGCGAGAGAAGTGCAAAATATGTGCGATTCACTGCGACGGGCGTCGAAAATAAGATGTCTACACCTGTAAAGCGTAAAATTACACTCGAGCTCAATCCAAACAAGAAAGTGCTTCCAAAGGATCGTCCTAGCGTGTTCCAGCGTCTCGGTACGAAGAAGTTTCCGCTTCCGGTGTCATCCACGGGTGGAATCGTACCCGGAAAGCAGCACCAAGAGCAGGAATCGGtgagtgttttctgtacttgttacaaagttgattttttacatCGAAAAAATGACTTTTCCTTCCATCAGGGTATCAACAAGGAAGAAATTGTTAAACGTATTGTTGGCTGTGACGAGCCAGAACCGGTTCCAGCGCCGAAGATCGTCCCGGAGAGTGTATCAGCACACGCCCGGTTAATCGAAGCTCAACTAGCGGCCAAACTTGGAAAAGTTATAGTCAGTCGAGGTGAAACTATCGGCGGGGTTGCTCCTGTTCCGCCCCCAGGGCCCGTCTCGAGCAAGCACGAAACGGAACGCGGTGGTCATAGTACCTCAACAGCCAGCGACCGTGGAGGTGGTGGTGTTGGAAATAATAATTCCGCACCATCTGCCAGCgcaggaggaggaggaggaggttGGGATCAATCCACACTGGAGAATGCTGATCAAGACATCCTAGAGCGCAAACGCAAGGAACTGCAGCACGAACTAAAACTGGAGATGGATGCCAGCGGAGGTGGAAGCAGCCACCATCACCATCATCGTCACATGTCATCGTCGACGATGAAACAAAAGTCCGCCAAAGAGACGTTGGTGGTCAAAAAGATCCGAAAAGTACCGGCACCTCGACGATCGTCTTCTAGCTCGGACAGTTCGAGCAGCAGCGGATCGGATTCGTCTGATTCTGACTCGAGCTCTAGTTCAAGCAGCTCTAGCCGCGATTCTCGAAGGGTGAAGAAACGGGTCATACGACAACGGCGGGATTCTAGTTCCAGCTCAGATGGaggtaaaaaagttatcaagAAGCATACGAAAAAAGTAGCTCCGGACGGAACGAAGCGCATTTTGACTAAAAAAGTTGGCACACATTTAACTACCAAGATTCGAGTTAAGAAAGTAACAAGTCCAGGTGGTACAAGCCACCTACGTAAGGTGGCCCGTGAATTATCTCCCAGCGGAAAAACACCCACAAAATATTTGGTGAAGAAAAGTGTGGCCGTGAAGAAGGACAAACACGCTGTCGTTGATGCTCGTGAACGGGTTCGCGAAAAGGAACGTGAACTCGCTCTTCGAGAGAAGGAACGGGAAAGGGAGAAAGAACGATTGCGTCTTCGTGAGCGAGAAAGGGAACGGGAGCACGTAAAAAGTCGTTCACCTCGTACGCTTATTCGATCCCGTTCTCCACGCTCGCGTATTTCTCCCGCAGCAGTTTCGTCGTCTTCTCGTGGCAGGGAGATGGCAAAGAAGTCACCTGAACCATTGCGGTATCGTGAACCACCTGCAACCGTCGTAAGACGCCCCGAGCGTTCGCCGGAACGCATCGACGATCGAAGGAGACACGAGTCATTAAAGGATCGCGAACGTCGGGAACGCCAAGAGAGGGAACTGGCTAGAAATAAGGAACGTGAGGAAGCACTGGCCCGTTGTCAAGAACGACAACGTGAACGTGAGAGGTTAGCAGCCGCTGCAAAGGAGAAAGCCCGTCGACCGGTTGAAAAAGATGTTGGATTGTCGAAAAGTGATGGCGGATTGGAGAAACCTGATCGCCACCGCCCGGTGGAACGTTTGTTGCCTCGTCCGGCTGAACGGGCACGAGCTTTAGCGGCTGCTAGATCGCCTGGAAAAATTGATCACGATCGTAGTCGAACTCCAAATTCTCCCAGAAGTCGTGACAGGATTGTTCCCCGAGAACGCTCGTATGACCGTGGGGCCGTCGAAAGAGGTGAGTGGATTtgtctaaaaatattttgatgaaaCTGACATTTTTCTACTCTTTATCACTTAGGAGGATACATTGATCATCATGATCGACGCAGTCGTTCCCGTGAGAGGGAATATGTTACACCGATAGTTAGAGGTGCACGATCACGGGATAGTCCATTTGAGCGACATGTACCTCCACCGATTCCAGCGCGCGAAGTCCGAGAATATCGAGAACCTGAACCGCGGGTATTTGTGGAGAAAGATCGTCGTGTCCATGACTACGCCAGAACCGATTATCCTGATGATCCTCCACCCCGTCGCGAGCATGAAAGGGAGTGGGAACGTGATCGAGAACGCGAACCTGATCGTGGTCCGCCGCAACGTAGTTTTGATAGGCGTGGCGATGACCATGGAAGGGACTGGGATCGGGACCATAGCCAGCCATCGCATAGTCACAGCCAGGAACCTTATCAAGGAACATCCAGAAGCTGGGACGATGCACATTGGAAAGAAAGCGACGGGTGGGCTAAAGAAAAAGAACGCGGTGAATGGAAGTATCAACAAGAGCGCCAGTGGGAGCATGAAGATCATCCAGCAGTTGGACCACCCCCGCATGCGCATAACCATGGCGGTGGAGCTCGTCGATGGCAACAGAGTCACCCGGAACAGAATCAAGGTTCTACTTGGCATGCAAAACCGAAAGAGGAGATGGACTATGTCCCACGCCATAAATTAGCCGGAAGACTTGGCGAACCACCTGGCGGTGGGAACGATCGGGGAATGTTCCGGCGTCATCATCCTGGACATCAACCAATATTTAATCCTGGTCGCAAAAGTCACATAGGAATGGGTCCAAGTCGCTTCGGCGGGAATCAAGGCAAATATAGTATTAATCGCACTATTGGAGGTCAGCATCAACACCAACCAACGGGATCTGAAAATTTGCATCAACATTCTGGTCCGCATACACAACAGCCACCACTAGGAAACGAAAGTCGAGAAAGTCCTGCTATCATCGGACAAACCGCTCCGCGGTCAGAAGTAGGAAAGTTTATCTCTAAAACATCTGAAAGCCCTTTCGGGCAACCCACGCCTTCCAGTAGCAAGCTAACGGATAGCGTTGCACCGGCTGCTGCCGTTGCCGAGTGGGATGATGAATTGGACGTAGTTCCAGTTCCCGTTGTTCCAGCCGTTGCAGCGGATGGTGTTGCTTCGACTACTGCTGTAGTCGGTCCCGGGACTGGTTCTGTTGTTGCGGAAGGTGTCACAGCGGTTGCGCCTGTTGTCGAAAAGGTTCCAGAAACGGCTGTTCCCGATTTGCCGGCACTGGACGAGGATAATCTCAGTGAAATCAGTGACGATTTGGATGATATTTTGACAAGAGAAGAGGTACGTAAATTGTTTGTTGTACAAATTtgatactatgctatatttctccttaggggagaactattttttctccactaaggaaagAATTGTTCAAAACCACCTTtgtgcgttaagggcacaaaacctataactaaattagttgtggaatttgcgtttcggcttcgtctcGGATTTGCTAGCTCCAAAAAGGAAAATatgatttgtgtttttgagcaaacCCTGAAACCTGTGTGATGTTCCGCAAGAAAGGGAGTTCAATTTTAACATGATGAGAActagtgaaatcgaaacatttggtttggtttAGCAATTTGACACGTCTGCTGGTTGCATCGACTGAGCTTAGTGTGGTACCAGAATCATTGTGCGCGAAGCTAGCAAATCGAAATCTGGACAGGGCATTAAACCTACGAGCGAGCAATATATTCCGAACGTCGAATTTAAACTTTCGAGCCTTCCATCCCACTGTAATGTATTAAATAATCTAAGTTAATTCGATTAACCTGTCATCGATACTGTACGTTCAGTACTAGTGGTGGGTAGATTTCTCCCTTTTGATGTGTTTATGGTAACTCTTAGCAATAAAGATTGCAATTTAGTATGGAAAATTTcctgttgaaaattttagtaGCGAAATTTTCAATCTCGTGCCCAAACTGTCCCATTTCTAGCTTGCATTTCTTCGATATCATAAAGGCATCGATGCCTAAAGATCTTTGTCTGTATGTCTGAATTTTCCACGCAGGCGCTtcttccggaggaagagtacgtgTTTGCGGTTGAATTGATTCCCGCCAatgcgattcaagctcagacgaaACAACGAGATTTTCGCGTAAAAGACTTTCTGAAGGATGGAACAGTGCCTTGAGGAAGTACTCTTCATTGAAAACAAAGGGCCCTATTAACAGTGAGAATAGGTTTTGAAATCTTCATGGAAACCAAAAAACTCATTTAGCTGCAACGGTTCGTCGAcgagttaacgagagaaacatcgataaaCATTCTTTGGGGCACTCCCCAACGTAAGCACAACCGAAATAATACAaacaactttatcgaagactgcaagtccaACTTtcttgaaagaagttattaagctTTTAATGGAATGAtgcctgagtcagttttgcatgaggCCCAACAGCGCATTGTGGTGAATCAGTAGTCGACTGCCATgaacttcatttttttttttaaataatgattGGATTTAGCTACATAGTATATTTGAAGGAATTTGAGAACATGCTGAGTAATCTTTcaactagaaaattttagttctacatTTCACCCCTATGGAGGGCGCCCAACACTAACTTCTCAACGGAAAGATAGAAATTAGATCTTTGCTACAAGCCTTTCCCAGTAATGCTTGTGAACATTTCCATATTCTATCTCACTTCCTTTAAAAATTTGTGTTCGTTCAAATAAAGAACTAATATTTTGTGGTCAAAAGATGATTAAAATAGCTCCAAATATACTGTTCCGTTAAATTCAACTACcatttcgcaaaaaaaagttcGTGAAAATCATCACCATGTGCTGAGTGCAAAActaactcagacatcacttcattgAAACTTTAATAACTTCTCCAAATAAATTTGGATTGATTTGAGTTTCGGTAAAATTGTAGACAAAatgatttttcttatttttacttccAATGACGAactgatgcatatagtgccacctaccGGACAAATGCAACATAGTGtgctttctccatgtaaattgttgaaaaaatccatacaACCTTCGAACACGTTAGTCCGGTGGCTAGACTTATccgatttggttcaaatttggagcagagaCTCCTGGGTATCACGATATCGAGAAACGTTGTCTGGGAATGCGCCTGATATCGtaacgccaggtctcagttattAGACTCCCTATTAGGCTgtcccaaaaaaaatcgatgttcgaaAAGTCATGGTGCTCAACCCTATAATGAATTATAAGCACattttaagcacttttgtagaacaaatcaagtttctaaaaaatcatctagaggttccgcaaatgcgatttatgaaaaatggtcatttttgagcaatattgtcgtatataagtggttttcgcaactttttcaaagcccaattattttttgaacatcgatttttttttttgggacagcCTACTCCCTATGGACCCAAGGTATCCTGGGAAACCGCAATATCCATCATATGTCTCTCGTATACTTCTTAAAAACACAAATGTTCCAAGTTTAGCTCTCACCTTTTTCTTTTCCTCACTCAATCTCAGAAGTACGCCGTAAGACCTTCTCCACTCTACCGAATAATATCAATATTACACGGATCCTACATCATACGCCTAACCTCGAGTTGCCAATTCTCACTGTAAGATCGTCTGTGAATCTAAAACTGTAAAGTGAACAATTTGACACTAGGTACGGTCCCTTTCGAAGGATTTCGATGCCTTTGTTTGTGTCGTTGATGTTCCATTTGCCATATTGTTGCGTTTGTTTTCTTCTTTTCCCTGTCTTCGTTTTCCACTTTCAGTATCCTGTTCCTGATACGGTTACTGATATTCCGTTGTTGGAATTAATCCCCTTTTTAATCCTGTTATGACGACATCGCCTTGACTGAAACGTGCCTTGACAACCGAAAttcccccgaaatattttggagaaatttgaaaaaattgaatatgttaaacaaaaatatgcctaatattttaaatgaaattctcaaagtttcatttgcaaagttatcttgtgaaaatatttccttgtggtgaaaattggctgcagactcgacacctacctgtcggcacgttgtggaggctagctcaaccgccgaggactataacgagtagatcgcggcgaaacGAGGAGCTCggagcttaatggttcacgaaacggatatcggtaccgagagaaatttcgccacattctgtagtctttgactgacggcgaacatggactggagaatgtgagagaagtatccccagagagaagtattttcgtgcattgtaaatagtaagtttcgttcatttcatgaacaagaatggccgtatggtgaacgaaagctttcgtaaattttacacattcaatgtacactgcacgaatgttatcgttgataacgacattatttttcgtgaatgaaatgaaatgttttgtttattttaataaacgtttgtgtatattacgaacgatttcgttggtcggacgaaatcttttcgtttatcttagaaaagttttcgtatttattagcctcttattgttttcagtcgatcttttgggatcgatgcttttttatttaaaaaaatcgatgtggctaaatcgattttattgtgatacgaagaaatggccgcttgattgatgaacgaaagtttttctaaattttacttTTTAAGTTAACATTGCACGAAagttatcgacattatttttcgtgaaagaaacgaaatgtttcgtttattttaataaacgtttatgtatattacaaacgatttcgttggtcgcattcgatcttttaggatcgatgtttgacagcaccgatattgctccggcagagaaaaactcaaaattattcatacaaaatcaacgagcagttcgcgacggctcaactgattctgtactgctccagattatgaatcaactggaagcgaaagagcttcaggaaatcttcctgcaaccggcggacacggatacgactaTTAAATAGTCAGACAtcaattatctgacgaatagcaacaatggctccatattgcttaatattataaagatattcgtatataacagcgaacgactcgtttgctgaatgaagatgtttcgtaataagctaacgaaagtcatttcgtggttttcacgaaaaactcgtaataaaaaataagtgtttcgatagaactacgaacgattcatcatatgtacgaaaaattcgtatattttatgaaagttgtttgtacgaaattaattcctagcgatttacgaatatattctatcagcgtggggtcttaacactgcggctgaacaggaaagtgaaaatcgttggtttcgtggacgatgtgtcaataacggtgagacacttgaagaaatggaggtgtcggtgacaatagatgcgatcgagagctggatgaacgggtcaagctgcaaatagctcactacaagacggatttgttgttgcacagcaactgcaaagcgggtcagcggatacagatcaccatcgaagggcttgtgaatgcatcgaagcgtgcactgaagcaattgggagtgataatcgacgactgattgtgctttaacaaccacgttgattatacctacatgcgaaatgtcgggtctttatctagtgtttcgtcatcgatactgcgatatggggctcctgcttggggtgcggcgctgaaaaccaagtgaaaccgcgaaaagctgaacaggacgctttgactgctggtcgtacgagttgcgattacgtaccggaggcagtatgccttggcgccgagatgatccccatctgcattaccctgacggaggatatcaagtgctacaatcaatgaaacgtcagaaacgtgaggaagatgatgagaatcgattcgatggtgacgcagcagcaggaatgggataatacggagaaaggaaagtggaccttaAAACGgaaggaccggacatcaacccggatagtgtagcctacagaatgacaagcgacgtggaacgcagtaaacagagatataatgtagatcagtgattctcaacctggggtccgcggacccctagggggccgcgaagtcattgctgggagtccgcgaagaaaaatatattttccgagtgcatattgaaatttcaagtcatgtttcctaacaaattgaaaataacatattgatagcatacaaaattgatgtttatcgtggtacgaaaaaggttgaaaaccgctgatgtagatcatgaccgtcttacagcggaatggacatcgaacaacggtttcgggagagtaATCACCgacagggaactctccgcaggtataagctagatccaccgccgaggactagtcgaatagactgcaacagagcagcgagtatgggtcgtcgaaacgccagtgaaccggacgacacgctccatgcggattcgccagaccgaccacggcaccccacagGTTGTTccaatagaaaaatagcgaaaaccaaagaagaatcgatattgggaaaacttttttcgccagggaactctccgttagcgtaagctagattcaccgctgagGACTAGACTGAatagacagcgacgagacaccactattcgcgggtcatcggcgcaccagtgcatcggataccctgcttcaccagaatcgctgaactgacctcggcacctagctgattagcacgatctcgggagaacttctctcgccggggaattctctgtcggagtaggtcaggtccatcgtcggagactagaccgagttgttcgcgaacaagtcgaggactgaatggaccatcaaggaagtagtgctaaatggcccaagaagagaactaaatggcttaaaggagttgcggtgctacatggcaccggttacggagtcaaagggctcaagaatttatggtactgaaaccaaataagaatcggtgtcgggagaacttctttcgtctgagacctctccgtcagcttacactcagattcaccgccgggaacgagaccgcgtagaccgcgacgatacaccaccagtcgcgccggggctccagcaaaccggatgccctactctaccggaatcgccgaactgcccgcagcacctggctggttggctcgaacttctctcgtcggggaacttttcgttggagtaggctagatctatcgtcggggactagaccgagtagttcacgaaccagtcggaagctcaacgaggaagtggtactgaatggcacaagggaactgaagggctcagtaaattagacagtctgaagtttgccgcccagattgtcctcgtagggaaagagcatttattctataccaacagctagctttcctaccttgactacccaaacccgttccctgagttgttggtttttgaacattttttccctgctcagaatatttttgaacattttttcatatatatacaaaaaaaatttcatatccctcccgaaaaattttcttactacgccactgagcGGAATATTTGTTAAAGGTGCAAATGAAGCATATACTCACGCAAGTCGTTGTCATCCAATTCCGTTACACTCGTTATGCTGTCCTGATATTTAAAACCTTGGCCATGGCGGTAAGTTTTGCTAAGGAAAACAACTTGCCACACACGTCGTTGAGCATGACATTATTAGAATCAAGCTATCCGTTTATATAGACGAGGATAAGATAGATGTGCGTCTACATGACCTATCCCAGGCGGAGTTGGATCTCCAATAAGAAAGTAGATCTTTACGCGACGTAAGAAAATGCGTACACAAGATCCGATGGACatataatttaattcaattgattttttttctatttacacATTGTAAATATGAAAAAGTCCACGACTcagttaagctaacgcattaggccgtgtcaaataatcgaaattaaaaacaaatcattttCCCCCTCATCTTGTGCTCGCTGGTAACTTAAGATGTGTTCGGctttagaatcgagtcgccctaggttcgctctaatgtttacaaaatccatacaaaaatgacagttcggAGCGAACCTTGAGCAACTCtaatctaaaaacgaaatcagcattggGAGCAAACTTTGAAGACGTCACAAACTCTCGTCTACGTTCTTGAAACCGCTGACCACTGTTGAGTAAAAACAGGGAAGAAAATCTCAACAACGATGACGTTTTATAATATTCTAACTACCTAATCTATTGTCACATGTCCAAACGAACCATCGGTTTCAATCAAAACCCTCCCTGGCAACCAACCATCCTTAGTCAATCAAAAATTTCTCTACTTGAAGATATCTAGTTTCTCGGGTCCAGATGGTATTCCatcaattttttccaaaaacgcAACAAAAAGGCTCCTTGAACCACTTCGATGAGTCTGCAAGCTATCTCTCGCTGCTGGAATATTTCCTGCCTGTTGAAAAGCGACCCAATTTTTTCCAATCCGCATAAAAAGGAAAGAAATCGGGGAATCTCATGTTTTATtgccgtatcaaaactattcgagctggttttTTAGACCCTATTTACTGGCagacgaccaacacggttttataCCGGAACGATCGATAACGAC is part of the Topomyia yanbarensis strain Yona2022 chromosome 1, ASM3024719v1, whole genome shotgun sequence genome and encodes:
- the LOC131684899 gene encoding fl(2)d-associated complex component-like isoform X1, whose product is MSTPVKRKITLELNPNKKVLPKDRPSVFQRLGTKKFPLPVSSTGGIVPGKQHQEQESGINKEEIVKRIVGCDEPEPVPAPKIVPESVSAHARLIEAQLAAKLGKVIVSRGETIGGVAPVPPPGPVSSKHETERGGHSTSTASDRGGGGVGNNNSAPSASAGGGGGGWDQSTLENADQDILERKRKELQHELKLEMDASGGGSSHHHHHRHMSSSTMKQKSAKETLVVKKIRKVPAPRRSSSSSDSSSSSGSDSSDSDSSSSSSSSSRDSRRVKKRVIRQRRDSSSSSDGGKKVIKKHTKKVAPDGTKRILTKKVGTHLTTKIRVKKVTSPGGTSHLRKVARELSPSGKTPTKYLVKKSVAVKKDKHAVVDARERVREKERELALREKEREREKERLRLREREREREHVKSRSPRTLIRSRSPRSRISPAAVSSSSRGREMAKKSPEPLRYREPPATVVRRPERSPERIDDRRRHESLKDRERRERQERELARNKEREEALARCQERQRERERLAAAAKEKARRPVEKDVGLSKSDGGLEKPDRHRPVERLLPRPAERARALAAARSPGKIDHDRSRTPNSPRSRDRIVPRERSYDRGAVERGGYIDHHDRRSRSREREYVTPIVRGARSRDSPFERHVPPPIPAREVREYREPEPRVFVEKDRRVHDYARTDYPDDPPPRREHEREWERDREREPDRGPPQRSFDRRGDDHGRDWDRDHSQPSHSHSQEPYQGTSRSWDDAHWKESDGWAKEKERGEWKYQQERQWEHEDHPAVGPPPHAHNHGGGARRWQQSHPEQNQGSTWHAKPKEEMDYVPRHKLAGRLGEPPGGGNDRGMFRRHHPGHQPIFNPGRKSHIGMGPSRFGGNQGKYSINRTIGGQHQHQPTGSENLHQHSGPHTQQPPLGNESRESPAIIGQTAPRSEVGKFISKTSESPFGQPTPSSSKLTDSVAPAAAVAEWDDELDVVPVPVVPAVAADGVASTTAVVGPGTGSVVAEGVTAVAPVVEKVPETAVPDLPALDEDNLSEISDDLDDILTREEDDELNDSTPHTIPIGSSDTTASAAPSSTATAALSTSSSMMIPSQVLQHNPHPSQFQQQPSRPIPRRPFLSKARYKSYDGCIGGPGTGHPPDLYANVDDGDKGSFPIDVTSQPNESANDDKRPSTEHDPLLSQGTSSEKPLAGESQQHTSATNRPEGSGCSAVSDQDLKDAKEAGKLHANKELKEEMDLDFEEISDGELEEENKVKGLGDALGVDWASLAHETRAKLKPEQTIPVSARNRWKAHHILLDIGISVRLAGEAYAQRVLTESKEKLREEIEEFKAAAAAVEQQKVAAVKKEQEEQLFNGIKIKKEVLDEDEQEAQKELERKQSTIKSEEPAKASETSEQEANLAGIDKILHPVASVHVAMRDRAQARRNLILRSSGPHSRALSARRDLEIRRQLCGFPPQECNERITEHQSVPTNPELHETVMKLFQSTMQPKKIEVQ
- the LOC131684899 gene encoding fl(2)d-associated complex component-like isoform X2 codes for the protein MSTPVKRKITLELNPNKKVLPKDRPSVFQRLGTKKFPLPVSSTGGIVPGKQHQEQESGINKEEIVKRIVGCDEPEPVPAPKIVPESVSAHARLIEAQLAAKLGKVIVSRGETIGGVAPVPPPGPVSSKHETERGGHSTSTASDRGGGGVGNNNSAPSASAGGGGGGWDQSTLENADQDILERKRKELQHELKLEMDASGGGSSHHHHHRHMSSSTMKQKSAKETLVVKKIRKVPAPRRSSSSSDSSSSSGSDSSDSDSSSSSSSSSRDSRRVKKRVIRQRRDSSSSSDGGKKVIKKHTKKVAPDGTKRILTKKVGTHLTTKIRVKKVTSPGGTSHLRKVARELSPSGKTPTKYLVKKSVAVKKDKHAVVDARERVREKERELALREKEREREKERLRLREREREREHVKSRSPRTLIRSRSPRSRISPAAVSSSSRGREMAKKSPEPLRYREPPATVVRRPERSPERIDDRRRHESLKDRERRERQERELARNKEREEALARCQERQRERERLAAAAKEKARRPVEKDVGLSKSDGGLEKPDRHRPVERLLPRPAERARALAAARSPGKIDHDRSRTPNSPRSRDRIVPRERSYDRGAVERGGYIDHHDRRSRSREREYVTPIVRGARSRDSPFERHVPPPIPAREVREYREPEPRVFVEKDRRVHDYARTDYPDDPPPRREHEREWERDREREPDRGPPQRSFDRRGDDHGRDWDRDHSQPSHSHSQEPYQGTSRSWDDAHWKESDGWAKEKERGEWKYQQERQWEHEDHPAVGPPPHAHNHGGGARRWQQSHPEQNQGSTWHAKPKEEMDYVPRHKLAGRLGEPPGGGNDRGMFRRHHPGHQPIFNPGRKSHIGMGPSRFGGNQGKYSINRTIGGQHQHQPTGSENLHQHSGPHTQQPPLGNESRESPAIIGQTAPRSEVGKFISKTSESPFGQPTPSSSKLTDSVAPAAAVAEWDDELDVVPVPVVPAVAADGVASTTAVVGPGTGSVVAEGVTAVAPVVEKVPETAVPDLPALDEDNLSEISDDLDDILTREEDVTSQPNESANDDKRPSTEHDPLLSQGTSSEKPLAGESQQHTSATNRPEGSGCSAVSDQDLKDAKEAGKLHANKELKEEMDLDFEEISDGELEEENKVKGLGDALGVDWASLAHETRAKLKPEQTIPVSARNRWKAHHILLDIGISVRLAGEAYAQRVLTESKEKLREEIEEFKAAAAAVEQQKVAAVKKEQEEQLFNGIKIKKEVLDEDEQEAQKELERKQSTIKSEEPAKASETSEQEANLAGIDKILHPVASVHVAMRDRAQARRNLILRSSGPHSRALSARRDLEIRRQLCGFPPQECNERITEHQSVPTNPELHETVMKLFQSTMQPKKIEVQ